The following are encoded in a window of Sphaerisporangium siamense genomic DNA:
- a CDS encoding ABC transporter ATP-binding protein has translation MTLAARLVVTRPAFTLDISLNVAPGEVVALLGPNGAGKTTALRALAGLTGVSGGHITLDGAPLHDLPAEARPIGMVFQDYLLFPHLSALDNVAFGPRCRGAGKAEARRIAAGLLERVGLAGHAAAKPRQLSGGQAQRVALARALAARPRLLLLDEPLAALDAHTRLEIRSRLRRHLADFDGATVLVTHDPLDAMVLGDRLIVVEDGAIVQQGAPAEVARRPRTDYVARLVGLNLYRGVAEGSRVKVGELLISTAGPLEGPAFVAFSPAAVALYRSRPDGSPRNVWQARVEGVERHGDNVRVHLDGPIAAFADITPAAVTDLDLTPGREVWASVKATETHTYPA, from the coding sequence ATGACCCTCGCCGCCCGGCTCGTCGTCACCCGGCCCGCCTTCACGCTGGACATCTCCCTGAACGTCGCGCCCGGCGAGGTGGTCGCCCTGCTCGGCCCGAACGGCGCCGGAAAGACCACCGCCCTGCGCGCCCTCGCCGGGCTCACCGGCGTCTCCGGCGGGCACATCACCCTGGACGGCGCCCCCCTGCACGACCTGCCCGCCGAAGCGCGTCCCATCGGCATGGTCTTCCAGGACTACCTGCTGTTCCCGCACCTGTCCGCCCTCGACAACGTCGCCTTCGGGCCGCGCTGCCGCGGCGCGGGAAAGGCCGAGGCCCGCCGTATCGCCGCCGGCCTGCTGGAACGCGTGGGCCTCGCCGGGCACGCCGCCGCCAAGCCCCGGCAGTTGTCCGGCGGGCAGGCCCAGCGCGTCGCCCTGGCCCGGGCGCTGGCCGCGCGGCCGCGCCTGCTGCTGCTCGACGAGCCCCTGGCCGCGCTCGACGCGCACACCCGGCTGGAGATCCGCTCGCGGCTGCGCCGTCACCTGGCCGACTTCGACGGCGCGACCGTCCTGGTGACGCACGACCCCCTCGACGCCATGGTGCTCGGCGACCGGCTGATCGTCGTCGAGGACGGCGCGATCGTCCAGCAGGGCGCCCCGGCCGAGGTGGCGCGCCGCCCGCGCACCGACTATGTCGCCCGCCTGGTCGGCCTCAACCTGTACCGGGGGGTCGCCGAGGGTTCCCGGGTCAAGGTGGGCGAGTTGCTGATCAGCACCGCCGGCCCCCTGGAAGGGCCGGCGTTCGTCGCGTTCTCGCCCGCGGCCGTGGCCCTGTACCGCTCCCGGCCGGACGGCAGCCCGCGCAACGTGTGGCAGGCCCGCGTCGAGGGCGTCGAACGCCACGGCGACAACGTCCGCGTCCACCTCGACGGCCCGATCGCCGCCTTCGCCGACATCACCCCCGCCGCCGTGACCGACCTCGACCTCACCCCCGGCCGGGAGGTGTGGGCGTCGGTCAAGGCGACCGAGACCCACACCTACCCGGCGTGA
- a CDS encoding glycosyltransferase family 39 protein: MVTVESPAIPTGEPSARDRPRAPVLALAAICLLAAVLYAWAPWGWGNPYYSAAVRSMSESFTNFLFGSFDPAGVVTVDKPPMALWPQVISTWIFGYHGWALLLPQVVEGVATVFLLHRTVRRWAGETAALVAGLVLALTPVTVVINRDNLPDTLLVLLMVAAAYALTRSVAPMTSRRAATGWLVLAAFLIGCGFTTKMLAAWVGLPAFLLAYLVATRPRHWPRDLAAAALVLTVGSLWWVAAADLWPGERPYIGGSADGTARDLVIGYNGLGRVLGGSGGFPQGPPRGGFPQGPPAGGSPQGTLPGGLPQDRPTGGPGASGGPGSLGGPDRPGGAPGGRFPFPLPGGAAGFGDPPGITRMFGPAVGGQATWLLPLSLAVLSGALVVAIRSRSRRESTVRETGAAEESRRARRAGWMLWGGWLLTNGLVFSLAQGIFHPYYTTMLVPPIAALTGAGVAAAARRHRNGGLTERHRTSGSTEGHLTSGSTEGHRSDGLTEKHQRGGLTEERGGGLTERRWTSGLTRRLVLPGAVVLTSAWAWVLLSREPGWHGWLRIAVPALAVAAIAVLLIARDRRVVLTAALVPMLAAPAVWSVATAFGPPAGPVIPAAGPVQPFMPGFPPPSDPSSPVQAPTPGLTPSSGPSGSVQAPTPGATPSSGPSGPAAPDGSVARRGGLPEPFGGSELGPEQRRVLDYAVRRSGAARIKLAIEGGAIMAAPYIMNTRETVIGMGGFMGGDPAPSLAHLDRWLRSGELRYVLAPSADNPGPPRMGASTGRTRWITQNCTPVPPAEYGGAATPANPPPGPFSAQLTLYRCG, from the coding sequence ATGGTGACCGTCGAATCGCCCGCCATTCCCACCGGCGAGCCGTCCGCGCGCGACCGTCCGCGCGCACCTGTGCTCGCCCTGGCGGCGATCTGCCTGCTCGCGGCCGTGCTGTACGCCTGGGCGCCGTGGGGCTGGGGCAACCCGTACTACAGCGCCGCCGTCAGATCCATGTCGGAGAGCTTCACGAACTTCCTGTTCGGCTCCTTCGACCCCGCCGGGGTCGTCACCGTCGACAAGCCCCCTATGGCGCTGTGGCCGCAGGTGATCTCGACGTGGATCTTCGGCTACCACGGATGGGCGCTTCTGCTCCCGCAGGTGGTCGAGGGCGTCGCCACGGTGTTCCTGCTCCACCGGACCGTACGCCGGTGGGCCGGGGAGACCGCCGCCCTCGTCGCGGGCCTGGTCCTCGCCCTCACGCCGGTCACCGTCGTCATCAACAGGGACAACCTGCCCGACACCCTGCTCGTCCTGCTCATGGTGGCCGCCGCCTACGCGCTCACCAGGTCCGTCGCGCCGATGACGTCCCGGCGCGCCGCCACCGGCTGGCTGGTGCTCGCCGCCTTCCTCATCGGCTGCGGGTTCACCACCAAGATGCTGGCCGCCTGGGTCGGCCTGCCCGCCTTCCTGCTCGCCTACCTGGTGGCGACCCGGCCACGACACTGGCCCCGCGACCTGGCCGCCGCCGCCCTCGTCCTGACCGTCGGCTCACTGTGGTGGGTCGCCGCCGCCGACCTCTGGCCCGGCGAACGCCCGTACATCGGCGGCAGCGCCGACGGAACCGCCCGCGACCTGGTCATCGGCTACAACGGCCTCGGCCGCGTCCTCGGCGGCTCCGGCGGCTTCCCTCAGGGCCCCCCACGGGGCGGCTTCCCCCAGGGCCCGCCCGCCGGAGGCTCCCCGCAGGGTACGCTCCCCGGCGGCCTTCCACAGGACCGGCCCACCGGCGGTCCCGGCGCTTCCGGTGGCCCTGGAAGTCTCGGGGGACCGGACAGACCGGGCGGCGCACCTGGGGGCCGGTTCCCCTTCCCGCTACCGGGAGGCGCGGCGGGGTTCGGGGACCCGCCCGGGATCACGCGTATGTTCGGCCCCGCGGTCGGCGGGCAGGCGACCTGGCTGCTCCCTCTCTCCCTGGCCGTGCTCAGCGGCGCGCTGGTGGTCGCGATACGGTCCCGCTCGCGGCGAGAGAGCACCGTCCGGGAAACCGGTGCGGCGGAGGAGAGCAGGCGCGCCCGGCGGGCCGGGTGGATGCTCTGGGGCGGCTGGCTGCTGACGAACGGCCTGGTCTTCAGCCTCGCCCAGGGGATCTTCCATCCGTACTACACCACCATGCTGGTTCCGCCGATCGCGGCCCTGACCGGCGCGGGAGTCGCGGCGGCGGCACGCCGGCACCGAAACGGCGGCCTGACGGAACGCCATCGAACCAGCGGCTCGACAGAAGGGCACCTAACCAGCGGCTCGACAGAAGGACATCGAAGCGACGGTCTGACAGAGAAGCACCAAAGGGGCGGTCTGACAGAAGAGCGCGGAGGCGGTCTGACGGAACGGCGGTGGACCAGCGGCCTGACGCGACGGCTCGTGCTCCCGGGTGCGGTCGTGCTGACCTCCGCCTGGGCGTGGGTGCTGCTCTCGCGTGAGCCGGGCTGGCACGGATGGCTGCGGATCGCCGTACCGGCCCTGGCGGTCGCCGCCATCGCCGTCCTCCTCATCGCCCGGGACCGCCGGGTCGTGCTCACGGCGGCCCTGGTCCCGATGCTGGCCGCCCCGGCGGTGTGGTCGGTCGCGACCGCCTTCGGCCCGCCCGCCGGCCCCGTGATCCCGGCCGCCGGCCCGGTTCAGCCCTTCATGCCCGGCTTCCCGCCGCCTTCGGACCCGTCAAGCCCTGTTCAGGCCCCCACGCCTGGCCTCACGCCGTCTTCCGGGCCGTCAGGCTCCGTCCAGGCCCCCACGCCTGGGGCCACGCCGTCTTCCGGTCCGTCGGGCCCGGCCGCGCCCGACGGGTCCGTGGCTCGGCGGGGTGGTCTTCCTGAGCCTTTCGGTGGTAGTGAGCTGGGGCCTGAGCAGCGGCGGGTGCTGGACTATGCCGTACGCCGTTCGGGGGCGGCGCGGATCAAGCTCGCGATCGAGGGAGGCGCGATCATGGCCGCGCCGTACATCATGAACACCCGCGAGACCGTGATCGGCATGGGCGGCTTCATGGGCGGCGACCCCGCGCCCTCCCTCGCTCACCTGGATCGATGGCTGCGCTCGGGCGAACTGCGCTACGTGCTCGCCCCCTCCGCCGACAACCCGGGGCCGCCACGCATGGGCGCGTCCACCGGACGAACCCGGTGGATCACCCAGAACTGCACTCCCGTGCCCCCCGCCGAGTACGGCGGCGCCGCCACCCCGGCGAACCCTCCGCCCGGCCCGTTCTCCGCGCAGCTCACGCTCTACCGTTGCGGGTGA
- a CDS encoding bifunctional glycosyltransferase family 2/GtrA family protein, which translates to MTNHPSAGPAAWGSGSSAPPGRTATVEIVVPVHNEERALAGCVGVLRDHLARAFPFAWSITIVDNASTDATPDIAAGLAARLPGVRLLSLPRKGRGLALRTAWARSGADVVAYMDVDLSTGLNALLPLVVPLVNGHSDIAVGSRLAPGARVARGPRRELLSRCYNALIRLTHGARFSDAQCGFKAARADVVRPLLERVEDDAWFFDTELLLLAEYNGLRVHEVPVDWVEDVDSRVHLVRTVLDDLRGLVRVARAKVTGRALVPGLPRRPALRPAHPDAVLAANGHLRWHIASFAVVGALSTVAHLGLYAVLRLALPVLAANLIALSVATVLNTEANRRLTFPAPNGRTPRSPLRIHVLALAAFGLYYALTSGALLTLHAVVPDPPSGLELAVLVGACALGTVGRFLVLRRWMLRPAGK; encoded by the coding sequence GTGACGAATCATCCGAGTGCGGGCCCGGCGGCCTGGGGCTCCGGCTCGTCCGCGCCTCCGGGCCGGACCGCGACGGTGGAGATCGTGGTCCCGGTCCACAACGAGGAACGGGCGCTCGCCGGCTGCGTCGGCGTGCTCCGTGACCACCTGGCCCGCGCCTTCCCGTTCGCCTGGAGCATCACCATCGTCGACAACGCGAGCACCGACGCGACGCCGGACATCGCCGCCGGCCTCGCCGCGCGGCTGCCCGGCGTGCGGCTGCTGAGCCTCCCGCGCAAGGGCCGGGGCCTGGCCCTGCGCACCGCCTGGGCGCGCAGCGGGGCCGACGTCGTGGCGTACATGGACGTGGACCTGTCCACCGGGCTCAACGCGCTGCTGCCCCTCGTCGTCCCGCTGGTCAACGGCCATTCCGACATCGCCGTCGGCTCTCGCCTGGCCCCCGGGGCGCGCGTCGCCCGCGGGCCGCGCAGAGAACTGCTCTCCCGTTGCTACAACGCGCTGATCCGGCTCACGCACGGGGCGCGGTTCAGCGACGCGCAGTGCGGGTTCAAGGCCGCGCGGGCCGACGTGGTCCGGCCGCTCCTGGAGCGGGTCGAGGACGACGCCTGGTTCTTCGACACCGAGCTGCTGCTCCTGGCCGAGTACAACGGCCTGCGGGTGCACGAGGTCCCCGTGGACTGGGTGGAGGACGTGGACAGCCGGGTCCACCTGGTGCGTACCGTACTCGATGACCTGCGCGGACTGGTCAGGGTGGCCCGGGCCAAGGTCACGGGACGCGCGCTCGTCCCCGGCCTGCCCCGCAGGCCGGCGCTCCGGCCGGCGCATCCCGACGCCGTGCTGGCGGCGAACGGCCATCTGCGCTGGCACATCGCCTCGTTCGCGGTGGTCGGAGCCCTGTCCACGGTCGCACACCTCGGTCTTTACGCGGTGCTGCGGCTCGCGTTGCCCGTGCTGGCGGCGAATCTGATCGCTTTGTCGGTCGCGACGGTCCTCAACACCGAGGCCAACCGGCGCCTCACGTTTCCCGCCCCGAACGGTCGCACGCCGCGCTCGCCGCTCCGTATCCACGTGCTCGCCCTGGCCGCCTTCGGTCTGTACTACGCCCTCACCTCGGGCGCCCTGCTGACACTGCACGCCGTGGTCCCGGACCCTCCGTCCGGGCTGGAGCTCGCGGTCCTCGTCGGTGCCTGCGCGCTGGGCACCGTGGGCCGCTTCCTGGTGCTGCGCCGCTGGATGCTCCGTCCGGCCGGAAAGTGA
- a CDS encoding response regulator transcription factor, translating to MNTDERARVLVVDDEPNIRELLSTALRMSGFTVFLAAGGGQALMRAERDRPDIVLLDVMLPDLNGFTVARKLRHRDGNLPVLFLTARDAHADRIAGLTAGGDDYVTKPFDLEEVVLRLRAVLRRSRPRPAPTVLRCADLEADTETRAVRRGDRAIHLSPTEFNLLRYLLANAGRVVGKAQILDQVWGDDFGGDARIVESYISYLRRKVDATAPPLIQTLRGVGYCLRPPIDPEEPETP from the coding sequence ATGAACACGGACGAACGCGCACGGGTCCTGGTGGTGGACGACGAGCCGAACATCCGCGAACTGCTCTCCACCGCGCTGCGGATGAGCGGGTTCACCGTGTTCCTGGCCGCGGGCGGCGGCCAGGCCCTCATGCGGGCCGAGCGGGACCGGCCCGACATCGTGCTCCTCGACGTGATGCTGCCCGACCTCAACGGCTTCACCGTGGCCCGCAAGCTCCGCCACCGGGACGGCAACCTGCCGGTGCTGTTCCTCACCGCCCGCGACGCCCACGCCGACCGCATCGCCGGTCTGACGGCGGGCGGCGACGACTACGTCACCAAGCCCTTCGACCTGGAGGAGGTCGTGCTCCGGCTGCGCGCGGTCCTGCGGCGCAGCCGCCCACGGCCCGCGCCGACCGTGCTGCGCTGCGCCGACCTGGAGGCGGACACCGAGACCCGCGCCGTGCGCCGCGGCGACCGCGCGATCCACCTGTCGCCGACCGAGTTCAACCTGCTCCGTTACCTGCTGGCCAACGCCGGGCGCGTGGTGGGCAAGGCGCAGATCCTGGACCAGGTGTGGGGCGACGACTTCGGCGGCGACGCGAGGATCGTGGAGTCGTACATCAGCTACCTGCGCCGGAAGGTCGACGCCACGGCGCCGCCGCTGATCCAGACCCTGCGCGGCGTCGGCTACTGCCTCCGGCCGCCGATCGACCCGGAGGAACCGGAGACGCCCTGA